One region of Cyanobium sp. M30B3 genomic DNA includes:
- a CDS encoding DUF4912 domain-containing protein produces the protein MTLRQLRRVASDLGVALYSRKSKDELVAAIEERQDTHEPSLKAIEAEMTPAPRPMAETSVVFLPRDPQWAYVFWEVSETDRERAQASGASQLALRVADVTGLPGGSAHPHTLQEVIVDSHSTEWYLPVPLSDRDYRVELGYRTNGGGWISLAFSSVARVPALHPSEQILDQFVPFSLEAPTAVPLPSPAPIEPADTGLHERLYQSATSQWRRISRGSEAFHELEAAGLDTSEFNASGAGIWASGRDSGIGGVAPRQRSFWLVADAELIVYGATDPAARLTIGGEDVPLSADGTFRVQVPFRDGQQLYPIEAVAADGVQKRNITLEFRRTTPEDNSNPADKAVSEWF, from the coding sequence ATGACACTGCGGCAGTTGCGCCGGGTCGCCAGCGATCTGGGCGTGGCGCTGTACAGCCGCAAATCCAAGGATGAACTGGTGGCCGCAATCGAGGAGCGCCAGGACACCCACGAACCCAGCCTCAAGGCGATCGAGGCCGAGATGACGCCGGCCCCCCGGCCGATGGCGGAAACCAGCGTGGTGTTTCTGCCCCGCGATCCCCAGTGGGCCTACGTGTTCTGGGAGGTGTCCGAGACCGACCGGGAGCGGGCCCAGGCCTCCGGTGCCAGCCAGCTGGCCCTGCGCGTGGCAGACGTGACGGGCCTGCCCGGCGGTTCCGCCCACCCCCACACCCTCCAGGAAGTGATCGTGGACAGCCACTCCACCGAGTGGTATCTGCCAGTGCCCCTGAGCGACCGCGACTACCGCGTGGAGCTCGGCTACCGCACCAACGGGGGCGGCTGGATCTCCCTGGCCTTCTCCTCGGTGGCGCGGGTGCCGGCCCTCCATCCCAGCGAGCAGATCCTCGACCAGTTCGTGCCCTTCTCCCTGGAGGCGCCCACGGCGGTTCCCCTGCCCTCCCCCGCCCCGATCGAACCGGCCGACACGGGCCTTCACGAGCGCCTCTACCAGAGCGCCACTAGCCAGTGGCGACGCATCAGCCGCGGCTCCGAGGCCTTCCACGAACTGGAGGCCGCCGGCCTCGACACCAGCGAATTCAACGCCTCCGGTGCTGGCATCTGGGCCAGTGGCAGGGATTCCGGCATCGGCGGCGTCGCGCCCCGCCAACGCTCCTTCTGGCTGGTGGCCGATGCCGAGCTGATCGTCTACGGCGCCACCGACCCTGCAGCCCGGCTCACCATCGGTGGCGAGGACGTGCCCCTCTCGGCCGACGGCACCTTCCGGGTGCAGGTGCCCTTCCGCGATGGCCAGCAGCTCTACCCGATCGAAGCGGTGGCCGCCGATGGCGTGCAGAAGCGCAACATCACCCTCGAGTTCCGGCGCACCACCCCGGAAGACAACAGCAATCCGGCCGACAAGGCTGTGAGCGAGTGGTTCTGA
- a CDS encoding phospholipase has product MARRCSRAGWPALLSLLVCGCSAQARLVGQPPAQLPLPDGISVAFNHNTNSRYRSPVDGQWRQGDDLEAFVLQGIADAQEEILVAVQELTLPRIAEALVARRRQGLRVRVVLENTYSTPWSEQHPADLTPRERHRQAQLQALGGPDALMVLRRGGVPVIDDTANGSAGSGLMHHKFVVIDNREVITGSTNFTSSCVHGDPDDPRTRGNVNHLLRLRSPELAGLFREEFERMWGDGPGGAADSRFGLGKTNGPIRWVKVGDVPVGVLFAPHRSREQHHGLQLLDDLLAGTRNRADLALFVFSSQQLGNRMSTLHDQGVDIRLLVDPGFSNRYFSEVLDLLGLELPDHRCLVQSENQPRQSPIEGVGTPRLAAGDKLHHKFAVLDDRRVITGSFNWSPSAAHKNDETLLVIDSPELAAHFRAEVDRLWKGAELGVTARLQRKRERLRQQCGTGSAMRS; this is encoded by the coding sequence ATGGCCCGTCGTTGTTCCAGGGCCGGGTGGCCGGCCCTGCTCAGCCTGCTGGTGTGTGGCTGCAGTGCCCAGGCCCGGCTGGTGGGTCAGCCCCCAGCCCAGTTGCCCCTGCCCGACGGCATCAGCGTGGCCTTCAACCACAACACCAACAGCCGCTACCGCAGCCCGGTTGATGGCCAGTGGCGCCAGGGCGACGACCTGGAGGCCTTCGTGCTGCAAGGCATTGCCGATGCTCAGGAGGAGATTCTGGTGGCTGTGCAGGAACTCACGCTCCCGCGCATCGCCGAGGCCCTCGTGGCCCGCCGGCGGCAGGGTTTGCGGGTGCGGGTGGTGCTGGAGAACACCTACAGCACCCCCTGGAGTGAACAGCACCCGGCGGATCTCACGCCCCGCGAGCGCCATCGCCAGGCCCAGCTCCAGGCCCTCGGTGGCCCGGATGCCCTGATGGTGCTGCGCCGCGGCGGGGTTCCCGTGATCGATGACACCGCCAATGGCAGTGCCGGCAGCGGCCTGATGCACCACAAGTTCGTGGTGATCGACAACCGCGAGGTGATCACCGGATCCACCAACTTCACCTCCTCCTGCGTGCACGGCGATCCGGACGACCCGCGCACCCGCGGCAACGTGAACCACCTGCTGCGGCTGCGCAGCCCCGAACTGGCCGGCCTGTTCCGGGAGGAATTCGAACGGATGTGGGGGGATGGACCGGGCGGCGCCGCGGACAGCCGCTTCGGGCTGGGCAAGACCAATGGCCCGATCCGCTGGGTGAAGGTGGGCGACGTGCCCGTGGGCGTGCTGTTCGCGCCCCACCGCAGCCGCGAGCAGCACCACGGCCTGCAGCTGCTCGACGACCTGCTCGCCGGCACCCGCAACCGTGCCGATCTGGCGCTGTTCGTGTTCTCCTCCCAGCAGCTCGGCAACCGGATGAGCACCCTGCACGACCAGGGCGTGGACATCCGCCTGCTGGTGGATCCCGGCTTTTCCAACCGCTATTTCAGCGAGGTGCTCGACCTCCTGGGCCTAGAACTGCCGGATCACCGCTGCCTGGTGCAGAGCGAGAACCAACCCCGCCAGAGCCCGATCGAGGGGGTGGGCACGCCAAGGCTGGCTGCGGGAGACAAGCTGCACCACAAGTTCGCCGTGCTCGACGACCGGCGCGTGATCACCGGGTCGTTCAACTGGAGTCCTTCGGCGGCCCACAAAAATGACGAAACCCTGCTGGTGATCGATTCACCCGAGCTGGCCGCCCATTTCCGCGCCGAAGTGGACCGGCTCTGGAAAGGGGCTGAACTGGGGGTCACGGCCCGGCTGCAGCGCAAGCGGGAGCGGTTGCGTCAACAGTGCGGAACGGGAAGCGCCATGCGGAGCTGA
- a CDS encoding efflux RND transporter periplasmic adaptor subunit: MGAAGLAGCSKPKPPAAVPPQVRLVNPRPQLITDSADYQSTLEAVREIRLASEIAGRITSMPVNEGQSVRPGDLLFRLDQVQQRAEVDADAAEARKDFINAERYIFLNQQGAVSTKDRDFYVTQAIQSRDRLKASAATLAYKNVVAPIQGYVGSLNFKIGDVINAGEVVTSVVDNSRLWVRIDVPGELSDRVRPGLPVILKGPDPRRPRATGQVVFVAPDLDKERQTLLVKAAFNNPDGALRNNERVSATLVFDQRSVLAIPQQAVLLQAGKTFVFLAVSAEEARRRLGREINPPPVPNLPVALQVPVRLGTLQGGVYPVLEGLTATDTVVVGNLAQLRSGLSVQSATPLQSPFAGMRIPPASRTQAR, encoded by the coding sequence ATGGGTGCTGCCGGACTGGCCGGCTGCAGCAAGCCCAAACCCCCCGCTGCGGTGCCGCCCCAGGTGCGGCTGGTGAACCCCAGGCCCCAGCTCATCACCGACTCGGCGGATTACCAGAGCACGCTGGAGGCCGTCCGGGAGATCCGGCTCGCCTCGGAGATCGCCGGACGCATCACCTCGATGCCGGTTAATGAGGGCCAGAGCGTGCGCCCCGGCGACCTGCTGTTCCGGCTGGATCAGGTGCAGCAACGGGCGGAAGTGGATGCCGATGCGGCCGAAGCGCGCAAGGATTTCATCAACGCCGAGCGCTACATCTTTCTCAATCAACAGGGTGCTGTCTCCACCAAGGACCGCGACTTCTATGTGACCCAGGCTATTCAGAGCCGCGACCGGCTCAAGGCCTCGGCGGCAACGCTTGCTTACAAGAACGTGGTGGCGCCGATCCAGGGCTATGTGGGCAGCCTCAACTTCAAGATCGGCGATGTAATCAACGCTGGTGAAGTGGTCACCAGCGTGGTAGACAACAGTAGGCTCTGGGTGCGGATCGATGTGCCCGGAGAGCTGAGCGACCGGGTGCGTCCGGGGCTGCCGGTGATTCTCAAGGGTCCGGATCCGCGCCGCCCGCGGGCTACGGGCCAGGTGGTGTTCGTGGCGCCGGATCTCGACAAGGAGCGCCAGACCCTGCTGGTGAAGGCGGCGTTCAATAACCCCGATGGTGCCCTGCGCAACAACGAGCGGGTCAGCGCCACCCTGGTGTTCGACCAGCGCTCGGTGCTGGCCATTCCCCAGCAGGCGGTGCTGCTGCAGGCGGGCAAGACCTTTGTGTTCCTGGCGGTGAGCGCCGAGGAGGCCCGCCGCCGGCTCGGCCGCGAGATCAACCCCCCGCCCGTCCCCAATCTGCCCGTGGCCCTTCAGGTGCCCGTGCGTCTGGGCACGTTGCAGGGCGGCGTGTACCCGGTGCTGGAGGGTCTCACCGCTACGGACACGGTGGTGGTGGGCAATCTGGCCCAGCTGCGCAGTGGCCTTTCGGTGCAGTCCGCCACGCCGCTGCAGAGCCCCTTCGCCGGCATGCGCATCCCCCCCGCCAGCCGGACGCAGGCCCGATGA
- a CDS encoding FAD-dependent monooxygenase yields MAAPDQSSAPGPVVIVGAGPAGASLALLLARQGVPVVLIEASLSPARRFRGEALMPHGLEALEAMGLLPLPATIPQRPLAGWRFVLDGRELFRLAEPLEGPGCQGCSLISQPALLSTLINQVAALPNATVLQGQRVQGLEWQDQRVSGVRLADGRSLAARLVVATDGRSSRLREQAGLALRPRGEPFELLWFALPQSGPSPLQGLFTTVVGPAGLFSLFESANGTVQLGWLRRDGERNGSSRDGLDQLIGQSPPDLAAWWGRQAGALARPTPLHVRVGQAERWWQPGLLLLGDAAHPLSPVRAQGINLALRDAWVAAQELLPLLLAQQQGPAGALERALERIEAQRRPEVSRLQHLQAEETARGRLLLELPWLRRLLSGGAPLLGPAIAGRWRHDQRQLRQGVTGLPPAAHCPGDDG; encoded by the coding sequence CTGGCTGCCCCAGACCAATCCTCGGCCCCAGGTCCGGTGGTGATTGTGGGTGCCGGGCCCGCCGGAGCCAGCCTGGCGCTGCTGCTGGCACGCCAGGGGGTGCCGGTGGTGCTGATTGAAGCCAGCCTCTCCCCGGCCCGCCGGTTTCGGGGCGAAGCGCTGATGCCCCATGGCCTGGAAGCCCTGGAGGCCATGGGGCTGCTGCCCCTGCCGGCGACCATCCCCCAGCGGCCCCTGGCGGGCTGGCGATTTGTGCTGGACGGCCGCGAGCTGTTCCGGCTGGCCGAGCCCCTGGAGGGCCCCGGCTGCCAGGGCTGCTCGCTGATCAGCCAGCCGGCGTTGCTCAGCACGTTGATCAACCAGGTGGCGGCACTGCCGAACGCCACCGTGCTGCAGGGCCAGCGGGTGCAGGGTCTGGAGTGGCAGGACCAGCGGGTGAGCGGCGTGCGCCTGGCCGATGGCCGCAGCCTGGCGGCCCGGCTGGTGGTGGCGACCGACGGCCGCAGCTCCCGGCTGCGCGAGCAGGCCGGCCTGGCACTGCGACCCCGGGGCGAGCCCTTCGAGCTGCTCTGGTTTGCCCTGCCCCAAAGCGGCCCATCGCCGCTGCAGGGACTGTTCACCACGGTGGTGGGACCGGCTGGGCTGTTCAGCCTGTTCGAGTCGGCGAACGGCACCGTGCAGCTGGGCTGGCTGCGCCGGGATGGCGAGCGCAACGGCAGCAGCCGCGACGGTCTCGACCAGCTGATCGGCCAGAGCCCGCCGGATCTGGCCGCGTGGTGGGGCAGGCAGGCGGGGGCCCTGGCACGGCCCACGCCGCTGCACGTGCGGGTGGGACAGGCGGAGCGCTGGTGGCAACCCGGTCTGTTGCTGCTGGGTGATGCGGCCCATCCCCTCAGTCCGGTGCGGGCCCAGGGCATCAACCTGGCCCTGCGCGATGCCTGGGTGGCGGCCCAGGAACTGTTGCCCCTGTTGCTGGCGCAGCAGCAGGGGCCGGCTGGGGCGCTGGAGCGGGCCCTGGAGCGGATCGAGGCCCAGCGCCGGCCGGAGGTGAGCCGGCTGCAGCACCTGCAGGCCGAGGAGACGGCCCGGGGCCGGCTGCTGCTGGAGCTGCCCTGGCTGCGCCGCCTGCTCAGCGGTGGCGCTCCCCTGCTCGGCCCCGCAATCGCCGGCCGCTGGCGCCACGACCAGCGCCAGCTGCGGCAGGGTGTCACCGGCCTACCGCCAGCTGCCCATTGCCCTGGTGATGATGGGTGA
- a CDS encoding efflux RND transporter permease subunit: MSLSDTFIRRPVLSTVCSILILMAGLISLPLLPIENLPNIAPPTVQVNASLPGADALTVESAVTGPLEEQINGAPGMDYITSFSTSQGTSQVNVYFKAGTDPDIDQVNVLNRVQTASSQLPPQVNAQGVTVQQTASSYLLVYNLTSTEGQFSREYLNGLLQLNLYYPLTRADGVGQVNIFGASNPAFRIWVDPQRLARFNLSVDAVVEALKSQNQIVIAGSIGGPPSTRANRTTFPILVNGNLETVQQFEDVILAKGPDGGLIRVGDVGRAEYAFQNFNQQAVNARTGYPCVGFGVIQLPGSNAISTAKAVDAVLTNFRNTLPPGVVLEKVFDQTDFINASIEGALDALRDAVVLVLLIIFLFLQDWKATAVPALALPIALLGALIFVKVFGFSINELTLLGIILATGLVVDDAIVVVEAVSARIEAGDRPFRAASNAMKELTGAILATALVLLAVFVPVTFFPGATGVIYRQFALTIVFSILVSTFNAITGKPLQSALLLGGGKTEPRGLRWTLIGGAFGGIYGAMAGGWILSLLLGAFGAVVGTFLMPIFTAFNAAFDRLAQAYGRALKLVIRLRRLVALFLLGGIVLTGVAFTAIPTGFVPTEDQGYGLGIIQLPPQSSIEATMEVATKAQAILAKEKEIISGEIVGGAGFNGGSLNQGLFFFGLRPIDERSGKGQSAQEIIDRLNKEFRTIPGALVLAQSPAAVPGFSAQGGLSFQFNDLSNGGYSPTDLSQMAGKLIAAARATGDFGNLYTQFISDAPVWRLEVDRDRMASLNIDFGQAMQVLGTINGGSFVNQTYENQQYRQVYVQAEGSKREVVQSLDNLYVPDRSGQLIPLTNVVKVRLDSAPPIISHFDLYRTVLIQGVEAMGRSSGQAIDSLMATFRQLNLSNIGSDWSALTRSEVQAGALAALVFALGIVVVYLVLSAQYGSYIDPLIILMTVPLAMLGALALLVLRGQVNNVYAQVGLVTLIGLAAKNGILIVDLANQRMEQGMAAAEAAIGAASSRLRPILMTAMAALAGFFPLLVASGAGALSQRSLGAVIFGGLLVATVLSLFVVPSFYVLMKQLEAAWFPASGQTDPLAPELPPPA, translated from the coding sequence ATGAGTCTTTCCGATACCTTCATCCGCCGCCCCGTGCTCAGCACGGTGTGCAGCATCCTGATCCTGATGGCCGGGCTGATCAGCCTGCCGCTGCTGCCGATCGAGAACCTGCCCAATATCGCCCCGCCCACCGTGCAGGTGAACGCCAGCCTGCCCGGGGCCGACGCGCTCACGGTGGAGAGCGCGGTGACCGGCCCGCTGGAAGAGCAGATCAACGGTGCTCCGGGGATGGACTACATCACCTCGTTCAGCACCAGCCAGGGCACCAGCCAGGTGAATGTGTACTTCAAGGCGGGTACGGATCCGGATATCGACCAGGTGAATGTGCTCAACCGGGTGCAGACCGCCAGCTCCCAGTTGCCGCCCCAGGTGAATGCCCAGGGGGTGACGGTGCAGCAGACGGCCAGCAGTTATCTGCTGGTGTACAACCTCACTTCCACGGAGGGTCAGTTCAGCCGTGAATATCTCAACGGCCTGCTGCAGCTCAACCTCTACTACCCCCTCACCAGGGCCGATGGGGTGGGGCAGGTGAACATCTTCGGCGCCAGCAATCCCGCCTTCCGCATCTGGGTTGATCCCCAGCGCCTGGCCCGCTTCAACCTCAGCGTGGACGCGGTTGTCGAGGCCCTGAAATCCCAGAACCAGATCGTGATCGCCGGTAGCATCGGTGGCCCGCCCTCCACCCGTGCCAACCGCACAACGTTCCCGATTCTGGTGAATGGAAACCTGGAAACGGTTCAGCAGTTTGAGGATGTGATCCTGGCCAAGGGCCCCGATGGTGGCCTGATCCGTGTGGGTGATGTGGGCCGCGCTGAATATGCCTTCCAGAACTTCAACCAGCAGGCGGTGAACGCCCGCACCGGCTACCCCTGTGTGGGCTTCGGGGTGATCCAGTTGCCCGGCAGCAACGCCATCAGCACCGCCAAGGCGGTGGATGCCGTTCTCACCAACTTCCGCAACACCCTGCCCCCCGGGGTGGTGCTGGAGAAGGTGTTCGACCAGACCGACTTCATCAACGCCTCGATCGAGGGTGCCCTCGATGCCCTGCGCGATGCCGTGGTGCTGGTGCTGCTGATCATTTTTCTGTTTCTGCAGGACTGGAAGGCCACCGCCGTGCCGGCCCTGGCCCTGCCGATCGCCCTGCTCGGGGCGTTGATCTTCGTGAAGGTGTTCGGGTTCTCGATCAACGAGCTCACCCTCCTGGGCATCATCCTGGCCACCGGCCTGGTAGTGGACGACGCGATCGTGGTGGTGGAGGCGGTGTCGGCCCGCATTGAGGCTGGCGATCGCCCGTTCCGGGCCGCCTCCAATGCCATGAAGGAGCTCACCGGCGCCATCCTGGCCACGGCCCTGGTGCTGTTGGCGGTGTTTGTGCCGGTGACCTTCTTCCCCGGGGCCACCGGGGTGATCTACCGCCAGTTCGCGCTCACGATCGTGTTCTCGATCCTGGTGTCCACCTTCAATGCCATCACGGGCAAACCGCTGCAGTCGGCCCTGTTGCTGGGCGGCGGCAAGACCGAGCCCCGTGGGCTGCGCTGGACCCTGATCGGCGGAGCCTTCGGCGGCATCTACGGCGCCATGGCCGGCGGCTGGATCCTCTCGCTGTTGCTGGGTGCTTTCGGGGCGGTGGTGGGCACCTTCCTGATGCCGATTTTCACAGCCTTCAATGCCGCCTTCGACCGGCTGGCCCAGGCCTATGGACGGGCCTTGAAACTGGTGATCCGGCTGCGCCGCCTGGTGGCCCTGTTCCTGCTCGGCGGCATCGTGCTCACCGGGGTGGCCTTCACCGCCATCCCCACCGGCTTCGTGCCCACCGAGGACCAGGGCTACGGGCTGGGCATCATCCAGCTGCCCCCCCAGTCCTCGATCGAGGCCACGATGGAGGTGGCCACCAAGGCCCAGGCGATCCTGGCCAAGGAGAAGGAGATCATCTCCGGGGAGATCGTGGGCGGGGCCGGTTTCAACGGCGGCTCGCTCAACCAGGGGCTGTTCTTCTTCGGGCTGCGGCCGATTGATGAACGCAGCGGCAAGGGCCAGTCGGCCCAGGAGATCATCGACCGCCTCAACAAGGAGTTCCGCACCATCCCCGGCGCCCTGGTGCTGGCCCAGTCGCCGGCCGCCGTGCCCGGCTTCAGTGCCCAGGGCGGCCTGTCGTTCCAGTTCAACGACCTCAGCAACGGGGGCTACAGCCCCACCGATCTCTCCCAGATGGCGGGCAAGCTGATCGCCGCGGCCCGGGCCACGGGCGATTTCGGCAACCTCTACACCCAGTTCATCAGCGATGCGCCGGTGTGGCGCCTGGAGGTGGACCGCGATCGGATGGCCTCCCTCAACATCGACTTCGGCCAGGCCATGCAGGTGCTCGGCACCATCAACGGCGGCAGCTTCGTGAACCAGACCTACGAAAACCAGCAGTACCGCCAGGTGTACGTGCAGGCCGAGGGCAGCAAGAGGGAGGTGGTGCAGTCGCTCGACAACCTCTATGTGCCCGATCGTAGCGGCCAGCTGATCCCACTCACCAATGTGGTGAAGGTGCGGCTGGACAGCGCTCCGCCGATCATCAGCCACTTCGATCTCTACCGCACCGTGCTGATCCAGGGGGTGGAGGCGATGGGGCGCAGCAGCGGCCAGGCCATCGACAGCCTGATGGCCACGTTCCGCCAGCTCAATCTCAGCAACATCGGCTCCGACTGGTCGGCCCTCACCCGCTCCGAAGTGCAGGCCGGTGCCCTGGCGGCCCTGGTGTTCGCCCTGGGGATCGTGGTGGTGTATCTCGTGCTCTCGGCCCAGTACGGCAGCTACATCGATCCCCTGATCATCCTGATGACGGTGCCCCTGGCCATGCTCGGCGCCCTGGCCCTGCTGGTGCTGCGCGGCCAGGTGAACAACGTGTATGCCCAGGTGGGCCTGGTGACGCTGATCGGGCTGGCGGCCAAGAACGGCATCCTGATCGTGGACCTGGCCAACCAGCGGATGGAGCAGGGCATGGCGGCCGCGGAGGCGGCGATCGGTGCGGCCAGCTCCCGCCTGCGGCCGATTCTGATGACGGCGATGGCGGCCCTGGCGGGCTTCTTTCCCCTGCTGGTGGCCAGCGGTGCCGGAGCGCTGAGCCAGCGCTCCCTCGGCGCCGTGATCTTCGGCGGCCTGCTGGTGGCCACGGTGCTGAGCCTGTTCGTGGTGCCCTCCTTCTATGTGCTGATGAAGCAGCTCGAGGCCGCCTGGTTCCCCGCCAGTGGCCAGACCGATCCGCTGGCCCCCGAGTTGCCTCCCCCTGCCTGA
- a CDS encoding alpha-D-glucose phosphate-specific phosphoglucomutase, with the protein MAATSSIRQVSLDSPFSDQKPGTSGLRKSSKQFETPHYLESFIEASLQVLPGVAGGTLVVGGDGRYGNRRAIGVIARMAAAHGVARLITTTGGILSTPAASNLIRQHRAIGGVILSASHNPGGPDGDFGVKINGANGGPTPESITDAIHAVTQTLAGYRILEGDGELNLDAPGSQQLGAMAVEVVDGVEAYVALMQKLFDFDAIGDLLRGDFPIAFDAMHAVTGPYARRILEDLLGAPAGSVRNGTPLEDFGGGHPDPNLTYAHELAELLLAGDAYRFGAACDGDGDRNMILGTRCFVNPSDSLAVLTANATLAPGYASGLAGVARSMPTSAAADVVARELGIPCYETPTGWKFFGNLLDAGRITLCGEESFGTGSNHIREKDGLWAVLFWLNILAERREPVAQIMAEHWGRFGRHYYSRHDYEAIASEAAHGLYNRVKAMQPALVGQSFAGRIIATADDFAYSDPVDGSLTSGQGLRLLLDDGSRVVLRLSGTGTQGATLRVYLESYVPPSGNLAQDPQMALGELISAIDGLAEIKTRTGMQRPTVIT; encoded by the coding sequence ATGGCTGCAACCAGCTCCATCCGTCAGGTCAGCCTGGACAGCCCGTTCTCCGACCAGAAACCGGGCACCTCCGGCCTGCGCAAGAGCAGCAAACAGTTCGAAACACCCCATTACCTGGAGAGCTTCATCGAGGCCAGCCTGCAGGTGTTGCCGGGTGTGGCCGGCGGCACCCTGGTGGTGGGCGGCGACGGCCGCTACGGCAACCGCCGCGCCATCGGCGTGATCGCCCGCATGGCTGCGGCCCATGGCGTGGCCCGGCTGATCACCACCACCGGCGGCATCCTCTCCACGCCGGCCGCCTCCAACCTGATCCGCCAGCACCGGGCGATCGGCGGCGTGATCCTCTCGGCCAGCCACAACCCCGGGGGCCCCGATGGCGACTTCGGCGTGAAGATCAACGGGGCCAATGGCGGCCCCACGCCCGAGTCGATCACCGACGCCATCCATGCCGTCACCCAGACGCTCGCCGGCTACCGCATCCTCGAGGGCGACGGCGAGCTGAATCTCGATGCCCCTGGCAGCCAGCAGCTCGGCGCGATGGCCGTGGAGGTGGTCGACGGCGTCGAGGCCTACGTGGCCCTGATGCAGAAGCTGTTCGACTTCGACGCCATCGGCGATCTGCTGCGCGGCGATTTCCCGATCGCCTTCGACGCCATGCACGCCGTGACCGGTCCCTACGCCAGGCGCATCCTGGAGGACTTGCTGGGTGCGCCGGCCGGCAGCGTGCGCAACGGCACCCCCCTGGAGGATTTCGGCGGCGGCCACCCCGACCCCAACCTCACCTACGCCCACGAGCTGGCCGAGCTGCTGCTGGCCGGCGACGCCTACCGCTTCGGCGCCGCCTGCGATGGTGATGGCGACCGCAACATGATCTTAGGAACGCGCTGCTTCGTGAACCCCAGCGACAGCCTGGCGGTGCTCACCGCCAACGCCACCCTGGCGCCCGGCTACGCGTCGGGCCTGGCCGGCGTGGCCCGCTCGATGCCCACCAGCGCCGCCGCCGATGTGGTGGCCAGAGAGCTGGGCATTCCCTGCTACGAGACGCCCACGGGCTGGAAGTTCTTCGGCAACCTGCTGGATGCCGGCCGCATCACCCTCTGCGGTGAGGAGAGCTTCGGCACCGGCTCCAACCACATCCGCGAGAAGGACGGCCTCTGGGCGGTGCTGTTCTGGCTCAACATCCTGGCCGAACGGCGCGAGCCCGTGGCCCAGATCATGGCGGAGCACTGGGGCCGCTTCGGCCGCCACTATTACTCCCGCCACGACTACGAGGCGATCGCCAGTGAAGCCGCCCATGGCCTCTACAACCGCGTGAAGGCGATGCAGCCCGCGCTGGTGGGCCAGAGCTTCGCCGGCCGCATCATCGCCACCGCCGACGATTTCGCCTACAGCGATCCGGTGGACGGCTCGCTCACCAGCGGCCAGGGGCTGCGCCTGCTGCTCGACGACGGCAGCCGGGTGGTGCTGCGGCTTTCGGGCACCGGCACCCAGGGCGCCACCCTGCGGGTGTATCTGGAGAGCTATGTGCCCCCCAGCGGCAACCTGGCCCAGGATCCGCAGATGGCCCTGGGTGAACTGATCAGCGCCATCGATGGGCTGGCTGAGATCAAGACGCGCACCGGCATGCAGCGGCCCACCGTGATCACCTGA
- a CDS encoding efflux RND transporter periplasmic adaptor subunit, whose product MTPLLMRRPLLRSWAGGLGLSLLLGGSAAGCQPRPEAPAQRALPVQAVPVGTGVFSQTVDTVSTLEALDAVDLAAQVTGRIEQLLVRQGDGVRQGQRLLVLDQVQLRAEVEALRAQTETDRINYARFEQLARVGADTALRRDQARQQYISSRQALVARQADLQFRDLKAPIAGVVGDIQVKQGDVLQAGAPFTTIIRNDRLLARVDVPAIFSDRVRLGQAVVLMDPVSNVPLAEGQVRSIDPGVVASSQSLLVKAEFPNPRGELRTGMRTRTRLVLDTRQQPAVPFAAVTQVSGQSFVFVVGGLEQLRNNPGRLDAARLAALPADGRFALQVPVKLGPLQDNRYPVLSGLTAGQQVITTNLLNLRHGSLVQVN is encoded by the coding sequence ATGACGCCACTGTTGATGCGACGCCCCCTGCTGCGTTCCTGGGCCGGGGGGCTGGGCCTGAGCTTGTTGCTCGGCGGCTCGGCGGCGGGCTGCCAGCCCAGGCCTGAGGCGCCTGCCCAACGGGCCCTGCCCGTGCAGGCCGTACCCGTGGGCACGGGCGTGTTCAGCCAGACCGTGGACACGGTGAGCACGCTGGAGGCCCTTGATGCGGTGGACCTGGCGGCCCAGGTCACGGGCCGGATCGAGCAGTTGCTGGTGCGCCAGGGCGATGGGGTGCGCCAGGGCCAGCGGCTGCTGGTGCTCGACCAGGTGCAGCTGCGCGCCGAGGTGGAGGCCCTGCGCGCCCAGACCGAGACCGACCGGATCAACTATGCCCGCTTCGAGCAGCTGGCCCGGGTGGGAGCGGACACGGCCCTGCGCCGCGATCAGGCCCGCCAGCAGTACATTTCCTCCCGCCAGGCCCTGGTGGCGCGCCAGGCCGATCTGCAGTTCCGCGACCTCAAGGCGCCGATCGCCGGGGTGGTGGGCGACATCCAGGTGAAACAGGGCGACGTGCTGCAGGCGGGAGCCCCGTTCACCACGATCATCCGCAACGACCGGCTGCTGGCCCGGGTGGATGTGCCGGCGATCTTCTCCGACCGGGTGCGGCTCGGTCAGGCCGTGGTGCTGATGGATCCTGTGAGCAACGTGCCCCTGGCCGAAGGGCAGGTGCGCTCGATCGATCCCGGGGTGGTGGCGTCCAGCCAGTCGTTGCTGGTGAAGGCCGAGTTCCCCAATCCCCGCGGCGAGCTGCGCACCGGCATGCGCACCCGCACCCGGCTGGTGCTGGACACCCGCCAGCAGCCGGCCGTGCCCTTCGCCGCTGTCACCCAGGTGTCCGGCCAGAGCTTCGTGTTTGTGGTGGGAGGGCTGGAGCAGCTGCGCAACAACCCCGGCCGCCTGGATGCCGCCCGGTTGGCGGCGCTGCCGGCGGATGGCCGCTTTGCCCTGCAGGTGCCGGTGAAGCTGGGGCCCCTGCAGGACAACCGCTACCCGGTGCTCAGCGGGCTCACGGCGGGCCAGCAGGTGATCACCACCAACCTGCTCAACCTGCGCCATGGCTCGCTGGTGCAGGTGAACTGA